In Castor canadensis chromosome 11, mCasCan1.hap1v2, whole genome shotgun sequence, a single genomic region encodes these proteins:
- the LOC141413721 gene encoding uncharacterized protein isoform X1 — protein MTHSCCSPCCQPTCCRTTCWKPTCVTSCCQPSCCGQTGCGSSCCQPCCQTTCCRTCFQPTCVTSCCNTPSCKPSCCVSSCCQPCCQPSCCVSSCCQPCCQPSCQPSCCGSSCCQPVCSGPVYCTRTCYHPTCACVPGCLSQGCGSDCCQSCCC, from the coding sequence ATGACCCACTCCTGCTGCTCTCCTTGCTGCCAGCCTACCTGCTGCAGGACCACCTGCTGGAAACCAACCTGTGTGACCAGCtgctgccagcccagctgctgtgGCCAAACAGGCTGTGGGTCCAGCTGCTGCCAACCTTGCTGCCAAACCACCTGTTGCAGAACCTGCTTCCAACCAACCTGTGTGACCAGCTGCTGCAACACGCCCTCCTGCAAGCCCAGCTGCTGTGTGTCCAGCTGCTGCCAGCCCTGCTGCCAGCCCAGCTGTTGTGTGTCCAGCTGCTGCCAGCCCTGCTGCCAGCCCAgctgccagcccagctgctgtgGGTCCAGCTGCTGCCAGCCAGTTTGCTCTGGACCCGTGTACTGCACAAGAACCTGCTACCACCCCACATGTGCCTGTGTGCCTGGTTGCCTCTCCCAGGGCTGTGGATCTGACTGCTGCCAGTCCTGCTGTTGTTAA
- the LOC141413720 gene encoding uncharacterized protein gives MTNSCCSPCCQPTCCRTTCWKPTCVTSSCQPSCCGQTGCGSSCCQPCCQTTCCRTCFQPTCVTNCCSTPCCKPSCCVSSCCQPCCQPSCCVTSCCQPSCCGQTGCGSSCCQPCCQTTCCRTCFQPTCVTNCCSTPCCKPSCCVSSCCQPCCQPSCCVSSCCQPCYQPSCCESSCCQPSCQPSCCGSSCCQPVCSGPVYCTRTCYHPRCVCVPGCLSQGGGSNCCQPCCL, from the coding sequence atgaccaactcctgttgCTCTCCTTGCTGCCAGCCTACCTGTTGCAGGACTACCTGCTGGAAACCAACCTGTGTGACCAGCtcctgccagcccagctgctgtgGCCAAACAGGCTGTGGGTCCAGCTGCTGCCAACCTTGCTGCCAAACCACCTGTTGCAGAACCTGCTTCCAACCAACCTGTGTGACCAACTGCTGTAGCACGCCCTGCTGCAAGCCCAGCTGCTGTGTGTCCAGCTGCTGCCAGCCCTGCTGCCAACCCAGCTGCTGTGTGACCAGCtgctgccagcccagctgctgtgGCCAAACGGGCTGTGGGTCCAGCTGCTGCCAACCTTGCTGCCAAACCACCTGTTGCAGAACCTGCTTCCAACCAACCTGTGTGACCAACTGCTGTAGCACACCCTGCTGCAAGCCCAGCTGCTGTGTGTCCAGCTGCTGCCAGCCCTGCTGCCAACCCAGCTGCTGTGTGTCCAGCTGCTGCCAGCCCTGCTACCAGCCCAGCTGCTGTGAGTCTAGCTGCTGCCAGCCCAgctgccagcccagctgctgtgGGTCCAGTTGTTGCCAGCCAGTTTGCTCTGGACCCGTGTACTGCACAAGAACCTGCTACCACCCCAGATGTGTCTGTGTGCCTGGTTGCCTTTCCCAAGGTGGCGGATCCAACTGCTGCCAGCCCTGCTGCTTATGA